From the genome of Papaver somniferum cultivar HN1 chromosome 2, ASM357369v1, whole genome shotgun sequence, one region includes:
- the LOC113349651 gene encoding mitochondrial thiamine diphosphate carrier 2-like, producing MEEPGPLKRALIDAAAGAISGGISRTVTSPLDVIKIRFQVQLEPTSSWAVLRKEMYGSSKYTGMMQATKDILREEGLPGFWRGNVPALLMVMPYTSIQFTVLHKFKTFVSGSSKAEDHIHLSPYLSYLSGALAGCAATVGSYPFDLLRTILASQGEPKVYTTMRSAFVDIVRSRGFRGLYAGLAPTLVEIIPYAGLQFGTYDTFKRWTLRLNRLRSSNQGSKLTSESLSSFQLFVCGLASGTCAKAVCHPLDVVKKRFQIIGLPRDPKYGARVEHHAYNGMFDALRRILVTEGWAGLYKGIVPSVIKAAPAGAVTFVAYEYTSEWLESHLT from the exons ATGGAAGAGCCAGGGCCGCTTAAACGGGCTTTAATTGACGCGGCTGCTGGGGCTATTTCTGGTGGCATATCTCGAACGGTAACATCCCCGTTGGATGTTATCAAGATTAGATTTCAG GTTCAATTGGAGCCAACTTCATCATGGGCAGTACTTCGGAAAGAGATGTATGGGTCGTCAAAGTATACTGGGATGATGCAGGCGACTAAGGACATTCTTAGAGAAGAAGGTTTACCG GGTTTTTGGCGTGGTAACGTCCCAGCGCTACTCATGGTCATGCCGTATACTTCTATACAATTTACGGTGTTGCACAAGTTTAAAACCTTTGTTTCAGGCTCATCTAAGGCAG AGGATCACATTCATTTGAGCCCTTACTTATCTTACTTAAGCGGAGCATTAGCGGGATGTGCAGCAACTGTCGGATCATATCCATTTGATCTCTTACGAACCATTTTAGCGTCACAAGGGGAGCCAAAG GTATATACAACCATGAGATCTGCCTTCGTTGACATCGTGAGAAGTCGTGGCTTTCGAGGGTTATATGCAGGCTTAGCGCCGACTTTGGTTGAGATCATTCCTTATGCTGGCCTGCAGTTTGGCACCTATGACACCTTTAAGCGCTGGACCTTG CGGCTGAACAGGCTCAGATCATCCAATCAAGGTTCAAAACTTACAAGTGAAAGTCTCTCTAGCTTCCAGCTTTTTGTCTGTGGGTTAGCTTCTGGTACATGTGCCAAAGCTGTCTGCCACCCCCTTGATGTGGTCAAGAAGAGGTTCCAG ATTATAGGACTTCCCAGGGACCCAAAGTATGGAGCTCGGGTTGAGCACCATGCTTATAATGGCATGTTTGATGCCCTAAGGCGCATCTTGGTAACTGAGGGGTGGGCTGGTCTTTACAAGGGTATTGTCCCTTCTGTTATCAAAGCTGCTCCAGCGGGTGCAGTCACATTTGTAGCTTATGAATACACATCAGAATGGTTAGAATCCCACTTGACTTGA